The genome window TGAGCCGGGCCGGCATGTCGGTGATTACCGTAACCATCAAGAACAACTACGACAAATCGAGCCTGCCGCAGGTCTGGGACGAGCTGCGGCGCAAGGTCAACGACACGAAACCCGCCCTGCCGGACGGCTGCGTTCCCACCGTGGTCGATGACTTCGGCGACGTGTATGGGATCCTGCTTTCGGTCACGGGAGACGGGTATTCCTACAAGGACCTGGAGGATTTCTGCGACTTCATGCGCAAGGAACTCCTCCTGGTGGACAACGTGGCCAAGGTGGTCGTCTGGGGCGTGCAGCAGCAGGTGGTCTACGTGGAGATATCCCGGGCCAAGATGGCCCAGCTCGGCATCGGGCTGGACACCATCTATGCGGCGCTCAGGAGCCAGAACATGGTGGTCCCGGCCGGCTCCGTGAAGGTGGGGCCGGAATATGTCCGCATCGATCCCACGGGCGCGTACACCTCGGTTGACGACATCCGGGCCCTGCAGATCCACGACCCGGTCTCGGGCAACCTGATCACCCTGTCCGACATCGCGGAGGTCAAGCGCGGCTACCAGACCCCGCCGGAAAAGCTCATGCGCCACAACGGCAAGACCGCGCTGGGCATCGGCGTCTCCATTGTTTCGGGCGGCAACGTGGTGGATTTGGGCCGGGCCGTGAAGAGCAAGCTTGCGGAACTGGAGTCGAGGATGCCCGTGGGCATCGAGATGGAAGCGGTCAACTTCCAGTCCGACGACGTTTCCGTCGCCATCGACGGCTTTGTCATCAGTTTCATCGAGGCCATCGCCATCGTCATCGTGGTGCTGCTCATTTTTATGGGCATGCGCAGCGGGCTGCTCATCGGGGCGGTGCTGGCCATCACCGTGCTGGGCACCTTCCTGTTCATGAAGATGTACGCCATCGACCTGCAGCGCATCTCACTGGGGGCGTTGATCATCGCCCTGGGCATGCTGGTGGACAACGCCATCGTGGTCACCGAGGGCATGCTGGTGCGCATCAACGCGGGCAAGGACGGCGTCCAGTCCGCCAGGGAGGTGGTCAGCCAGAACATGCTGCCGCTTCTCGGAGCAACGGTCATCGCGGTGCTGGCCTTTGCGGGCATCGGCCTGTCCGACGACGCCACGGGGGAGTACTGCGGCTCGCTGTTCTCGGTCATGCTCATCTCGCTCATGCTCAGCTGGGTCATCGCCATCACCGTGACCCCGCTTTTCTGCCACATGTTCTTCAAGCCCGGCGAAAAGAATGCCGGGGGGGAAGAGGAGAGGGATCCGTATCGAGGTACGCTGTTCGTCGCCTACAGGACCTTTCTCAAGCTGTGCATCGACCATCGCTGGGCGACCGTGGCGGCAATGGTCGGTCTGCTGGCCTTGTCTATCTATGGGTTTAGCCTGATCAAGGGCAGCTTTTTCCCGGACTCCACCAAACCTCAGTTCTACATCCATTACTGGCTGCCTGAGGGGGCCGACATCCGCAAGACCTCCGAAGACATCGGGGTCATCGAAGGCCATCTGCTGGCCGACGAGCGCGTGGATTTCGTTTCCACCTTCATCGGAGAGGCCGCTCCCCGCTACATGCTCACCTTTGCCCCGGATACCTCGGGGTCCAAGGCGTACGGACTGCTCATCGTGAACATGAAGGACTTTAAGTTCATTGATCCGTACATTGCCGAGATTCAGAAATATCTGACCGAGAACTTCCCCGATGCCGAGCCCAAGCTCAAGAAGCTCCAGATCGGCCCGGGCAGCGAATCCGCCATCGAAGTCCGTTTCCTTGGCCCCGATCCCGAGATTCTGCGAGACTTGGCCCTGCGGGCGCGAACCATTATGGAGAATCATCCGGCCACTGTCTCCGCACGCGACAACTGGCGTCAGCGCGCCAAGGTGATACGGCCCCTGCTGGCCCACGACCGGGCCATGCAGGCGGGCGTGACCCGGCCGGTGCTCAACGAGGCCCTGGCCACCAACTTCACGGGTGTGAACGTGGGCCTGTACCGCGAGGGCGACAAGATGCTGCCCATCATTTCGCGCATGCCCGAAAAGGACCGCATGGATGTTTACAGCATTCGCGACGTGCAGGTCTGGAGCCCCACGACCAGGAAAGTCATTCCCGTCTCCCAGGTGCTGGCGGGCTTCGATACGGTCTGGGAGGATCCGGTGATGCGCCGCCAGAACCGCAAGTTGTGCATCACCGCCTCCTGCGATCCGCAGTTCGGCACCCTGGCCAGCGAGGTGCTTGCCGACATCATGCCCGCGATCAATGCCATTGAACTGCCCTCGGGCTATGAAATGGAGTGGGGCGGTGAATACGAGGAATCCTCGGATGCCCAGGCAGGCATCAGGTCGAGCATGATGGGCACGGTGGTGCTCATGATCGTCATTGTCATCATGCTCTTCAACAACCTGCGCCAGCCGCTCATCATCTGGCTGACGGTGCCGCTTGCGGTCATAGGCGTCAGCTGCTCTCTGCTGCTCACGGGCCTGCCCTTCGGCTTCATGGCCCTGCTCGGGTTCCTGAGCCTGACCGGCATGCTCATCAAGAACTCCATCGTGCTCCTGGACCAGATCAACCTGGATCTGGAGGAGGGCAAGGAGCCAATGACTGCGGTGCTGGACGCGTCCGTGAGCAGGATGCGGCCCGTGTGCATGGCCGCCATCACCACGGTGCTGGGCATGATTCCGCTCATCCCGGACGTGTTCTTCGTGGGCATGGCCGTGACCATCATGGGCGGTCTTTCCTTTGCGACCGTCCTGACCCTTGTTGTGGTGCCCGTGCTCTACACCATCTTCTACAAGGTGAAGTAGCAAACGGAATGACAGGAAAAACAGGGCCCGGCGTGAAAACGTCGGGCCTTTTCGCATTTTGGGGCCAAGAAGGGGCGTACTCCCGATTCGTGCGGGAGGTGTAGTGGTGCCTCGCCTGTGGGTGGCCCCGCAGGAGTGAGGCGTGCGGGCTTGTCCGGCCCAGGCCAAAAAGAAAGCCCGCCTAGGCGTCGGCGGGCTTTTCTTCCTGCTGGGGTTTCGGATCCTTTCTCAGCCGAATCACCTGCGTCGAGAATTGCGTCTCGTCCGGCTGGCAGCTCGGGCAACCGTCCGAGGCCAGCATGCAGCGCTCGTCGATTCCGCTGATGTCGATTCCGGCCATGTTGAGGAGTTTCGTTGTCTCACCGGCCCGCCAGAGCAGTGGCTGCCCGCAGCGGGTGCACTCCACGTACAATAATTCGGGATCGAATCGCTTAGTCATGATTCAAGTGTAAACACGCCCCGGTCTAAACACAAGGGGCGTGTGTTATTATTCCATAACAAAGGGGAGACGGACAGCCGCCTCCCCTTGTTCGCTTCGGTTGTTTCGCTTGGTTTAGATGCCCAGGGCCTGCGCCGGGGTGACTGCGTCGATGCCGAAGGCCTCGCCCACGGCAGGGCAGGTCAGGGTGCCGCCCAGGGTGTTCAGGCCCAGGGCCAGGCCCGGATCCTCGCGCAGGGCGTCCAGGCCCCTGCCAGCGATGCGCAGGGCATAGGGCAGGGTCTGGTTGACCAGGGCAAAGGTGGAGGTGCGGGGCACTGCGCCGGGCATGTTGGCCACGCCGTAATGCACCACGTTGTCCACCACGTAGGTGGGGTTGTCGTGGGTGGTGGCCTTGATGGTTTCCACACAGCCGCCCTGGTCCACGGCCACGTCCACGATGACCGAGCCTTCCTTCATGGTGCCGATCATGTCGCGGGTCACGAGCTTGGGCGCCTTGGCGCCGGGCACGAGCACCGCGCCGATGAGCAGGTCGGCCTGCTTCACCGCGGCCCGGATGTTGGGTTCGGTGGAGCTGACGGTCATGAGGCGGCCGTCAAAGATGTCGTCGAGATACTGGAGGCGGTGGTGGGAGAGGTCGATGACCATGACGCGGGCACCCATGCCCATGGCGATGCGGGCCGCATTGGTGCCCACCACGCCGCCGCCGATGACCACCACCTGCGCGGGCGGTACGCCCGGGACGCCGCCCAGGAGCATGCCCCGGCCGCCCTGGTGCTTTTCCAGGTGGTGCGCGCCCACCTGGGTGGCCATGCGTCCGGCCACTTCGGACATGGGAGTCAGCAGCGGCAGGGAGCCGACCTTGTCTTCCACGGTTTCATAGGCGATGCCCGTGACGCCGGATTCGAGCATGGCCTTGGTCAGCTTTTCCTCGGCGGCCAGGTGCAGGTAGGTGAACAGGGTCAGGTCCTTGCGCAGGAATCCGTATTCCGACGCAATGGGCTCCTTGACCTTGATGACCATTTCCGTGCCCCAGGCGTCCGCGGCCGTGGGCACGATCTTGGCCCCGGCCTGGGTGTATTCCCCGTCGCTCAGGCCGCTGCCGGCTCCGGCTCCGGTCTCCACCAGCACCGAGTGGCCCTGCCGCACCAGGGCTTCCACCGCGCCGGGGGTCATGGAAACACGATTCTCCAATGTTTTGATCTCTTTGGGGATACCGATAATCATTGAATGCTCCTCAGGTAAAATGATTATTGATTCGAGACACTCCGGGTGTTGCCTACTTTTCGTACTCCTTGGTCACCGCTTCGGGCAGATAGAGCCATTTGCGCTTGGACTTCATGACCACGAAGGATTCGCTGGAGTTCACCCCGCCGATCTGGGAGAGGTCCTTGTCCAGGAAGTCATAGAGGTCGCCCATGTCGCTGGTGCAGGTGATCTCCACGATGATGTCGTAGCGGCCCGTGACCACGGCGCACCAGTTGACGCGCTCCAGCCGGGATATCTGCTCCAGCTTTTCGTCCAGCATCTTGGTGCTCTGCAGGGACATGCCCACCAGGGCGACGGTGAGCCCCTGGGCCTTCATGGGGTTCACCAGCGCGGCCACCTTCACGGCCCCGGCCTTGATCAGGTTGCGCAGCCGGGAGCGCACAGTGGGCGCGGTGACGCCCAGACGTTCGGAAACCTTGCCCACGGACATCTGGCCGTCTTCGGTCAGTGTGGCCACCAGGTGCCTGTCGTGCGCATCGAATTGTTTTTTCATATTTATTTCACTCATTTTTATTTTTTCAAGCTAAGAGACTGCTGTAAACTTATCTGATAAGAAAATATTTAGTCAATGGATTTTCTTTTCGGCTACTAATCGATGAATTGAGAATCTCCGTCGAAAGTATGTCCGGATATCAGGAAAGCCCGGTGCGTTTTGAACGCACCGGGCTGTGGTGCCCCGGGATATTTGCGGTGAGGGTGACGGTTGATGAGGCTCCTACGGAGGAGAGCTGTCCCGGGGTGCCTGGAGCATACCCCGGGTTTTGAGGCCTGGATAAGAATACCCGAACAAAGGGCGGTAAAAGGATGAAATTACCCTGTTGACAGGGGTGAAGCTGTTTACGGTTTTTCACAATTTTTTAAATTGACAGGGGTGTCTATTTAACAAGTGTGCTTCATGCTGGCTTTCACTTCAGGGAAAAAGGAAAGCCATATGAAAAAGAATACACAGGATTCCCGGGTAATGCGGGAGATACTCAAGGCGCCGCGGTCCGGGTGGGCAAAGCCATGGAAACTGGCGCTGGTCCTCGGATGCCTCGCGGTTGTCCTGGCGTGCGTCGCCGCCTGGGGATTGTGGCCGGAGGATGAATATTCCTATGTCACGGTAAGGCCGCATCACGCTCCATTGGTGGTCACGGTTCGGGCCTCCGGGACCCTGGAGCCCATGAACACCGTGAAGGTGGGGGCGGAGCTTTCCGGGACCATCCGCACCGTGCACAAGGATTTCAACGATACCGTGCGCAAGGGCGAGGTGCTGGCCCGGTTCGACGTCACCGAGCTTCAGGCCCAGTCGGACCGGCTGGAGGCGCAGCTGGCCATGGCCGTCGCCAACGAGCGGAGCGGGACCGTGCAGCTCACGGAAGACCGCCGGGAGTATGCCCGAAAAAAGAAGCTGCGCAGCCGGGGCGTGGTTTCCCAGAAGGACCTGGATCTTGCCCTGTATGCGCTTCAACGCTCCGAGGCCGCCTGTTCCAGCCGAAAGTCCGAAGTGCAGGCCGCCCGGGCCGAACTGCGCGAGTTGCAGCACAAGCTGGCCAAGGCCGACATCGTTTCCCCCGTCGACGGGCTGGTGCTGGAGCGGAAGGTCGAGGCCGGTCAGGCCGTGGCCTCCGGGTTCCAGACCCCGGAGTTGTTCATCCTGGTCAGCGACCTGTCCTCCATGAAACTGCTGCTGAATATCGACGAGGCCGACACCGGTCCGCTGCGGGTGGGGCAGGCCGCATCCTTTCGCGTGGACGCGTATCCCCACGCCCTGTTTCCCGCCACCCTGACCAAGCTGCGGTACGCGCCCGAGCGTGACGGCGGAGTGGTGGTCTACAAGGCCGAGTTCGCGGTGGACAATGCCTCGCTGCGGTTGCGCCCCGGCATGACCGCAACCGCCGACATCACGGTGGCCGAGGTGGAGCGGGCATTGGTGGTTCCCAATGCGACCCTGCGGTTTAGGCCGCCAGAAGTCCCTTCTGCCCCGGGGCAGGACCGTTCCAAGGTGGACGGCAAGTCCCTGTGGGTCCAAAACGGCGAGTCCATTGCCGAAGTCCAGGTCCGGACAGGCAAGACCGACGGCCGGTTTACGGAGATACTGGACGGAGTGGGGCCGGAGTCCGAGGTGGTTGTCAGCGCGAGGCGGGTGGAATGATGGAACCGCTCATCTCGCTGAAGGGCGTCGGCCGGGTCTATGGTGCGGGTGAGAATTCCGTGCATGCCCTGCGGGATCTGGACCTCGATATCGCCGAGGGAGAGTTTCTGGCGATCATGGGAACCAGCGGATCCGGCAAGTCCACCACCATGAATATCCTGGGCTGCCTGGACTCCCCCACCTCGGGGAGCTACCGTTTTTCCGGCGTGGAGGTCACCGGCCTGGACCGGGCGCGCAAGGCCAGGCTGCGGCAGCATTGGCTCGGTTTCGTCTTTCAGGGCTTCAACCTGCTGGGGCGCACTTCGGCCGTTGAAAACGTGGAGCTGCCCCTGGTCTATCGCCGCATCGGCCGCAGGGAGCGGCGCGAACGCGCTGTCGAGGCCCTGCGCATGGTGGGGCTTGAAGGCCGCGAAGCGCATACCCCGGCCGAGCTTTCGGGCGGCCAGATGCAGCGGGTGGCCATTGCCCGCGCCCTGGTTTCCGAGCCGCTCCTGTTGCTGGCGGACGAACCCACCGGCAACCTCGACTCGGCCATGAGCAAGGAGATCATGCAGCTGCTTGTCCGGCTCAACCGCGAGCGGGGGATTACCGTGGTCATGGTCACCCATGAGCCGGATATGGCGGAGTACGCCTCGCGTACCGTGACCTTTTGCGATGGGGTTCTGGTGTCCGACTCGGCCCAGGGAGGGATGTCCTGATGTTTACGCAGGCCGTTCTCCTGGCCTTGTCCGAAATCCGGCGCAATTGGCTGCGTTCGCTGCTCACGGTTTTGGGCATCGTCATCGGCGTGGCTTCCGTGGTCGCCATGGTCACCCTGGGGCAGGGGGCCACCAAGCGGATCACCTCCGAGATCAGCGAGCTGGGCGGCAACATGCTTTTTGTCTATCCCGAGGCGGAAAGTGGCGGCGGGTTCTGGTCCAGCTCCATGGGGGCCCCGTTCAAGATGCGGGACGTGGAGGCGATTTTCGATGAAATTTCCGGTGTCCGCCATGTCTCCCCGGTGTCCGCCTTCACGGATGTCGCGGTGAACGGCAACCGGAGCTGGAGCACGGAAATCACCGGGGCCGCCAACGGATACTTCTTCATCCGCAACTTCCGGCTCGGGGATGGGCGTCTTTTTTCCGCCACCGAGGAACGCGCGGGCCAGCCTGTGGTCGTCATCGGCGACAAGGTGCGCGAAAAGCTTTTCCCTGATGCGGATCCGGTGGGAGGCTCGGTCCGGCTGGGCGATTTTTCCTATACGGTCATCGGCGTGCTGCAGGCCAAGGGCAAGGACATGCTCGGCCAGGATCAGGACAACGTGATGGTCATGCCCATGAAGGCGTTGCAGCGCAGGGTCACCGGAAACCGGAACGTGGATTTCATTCTGGTTTCCATGCATAATCCGGAGGAGAGTTCCCGGGTCAAGGACGACATCACCAAGCTGCTGCGCGAGCGGCGGCGCATTCCCGGGGGAAAGAAAAACGACTTCACCGTGGAGGACATGGAAGAGCTTATCCGCACCGTGGGCCGGACCGCCGCGGTGCTGACCGCCTTCCTCGGAGCCATTGCAGCGGTCAGCCTGCTGGTGGGCGGTATCGGGATCATGAACATCATGCTCGTTTCCGTCACCGAACGGACCCGCGAGATCGGCATCCGCATGGCCGTGGGAGCCCAGGAGCGGGATATCCTGTTGCAGTTCCTGGTGGAGGCGGCCACGGTGTCCGTGTTCGGCGGTCTCATCGGCATCCTTCTGGGGCTGGGCGTGCCCCTTGCCCTTTGCCCCCTGCTGAAGGTTCCGTTTGTTTTCGACTGGCGCGCCGTGGTCGGCAGTGTGCTGTTTTCCGGCTTCATAGGCATCTGCTTCGGATTTTTCCCGGCCCGCCGCGCTGCGGCCCTGGACCCCATCGAAGCCCTCAGACACGAATAAGGTATCATGGGACGCAAGAAACTCGATCAGCAAAGAAAGGCGCAGATTCTCGAAGCATTCGGGGCCTGCGTGCTCAAGTTCGGCCTGGACGGCAGCGGCATCAGCGCGGTGGCGCGCGAAGCGGGCCTTTCCCGCACCCTCGTGCACCATTTCGTGGGCACCCGCGACGAGCTTGTCTCTCTCCTGGCCGAGCATGTGCTGCACAGGCATCGTTCCGAGGTGGACGAGTTCCTGACCTGGGCCCGCAAGGGCGTTCCGCTGGTGGATCTGCTGGCCGAGGATTTCGATTTTCCGCAGCAAGAAGGGGTTTCGGAACGGGCCCTGTACGCCATCATGAACACGGCCCGCAGCCAGTACCCGGACATAGACAACGCCTACCGGACCATTCTCGACGACTGGGCGGAAGCCGTCGGTCGGGTCCTGTTCGAGTCCGGACGCGGGCGGGACGAAACCGAATGCCGCTCGACGGCCGTGGTTTTGCTGGCCATCCTGGCGGGATGCGACATGATCCGGGCCCTTCCCGATTTTGAGCTGCATAAAAAAGCATTGAAAAATCAGCTCAAACATGTTGTGGAGTCAGTGCCGGAGCGGTAATTCGGCCATCACACCCATGCAAGGAGATGAAATGAAGAAATATTGCATTGCCGTCTGCATCTGTCTGCTGCTTCTGTCTTCCTTTGGCTGCGCCGAGGAGGAAGGGCCCGCTGAAAAGCTCGGCAAGAAGATCGATA of Salidesulfovibrio onnuriiensis contains these proteins:
- a CDS encoding Lrp/AsnC family transcriptional regulator → MKKQFDAHDRHLVATLTEDGQMSVGKVSERLGVTAPTVRSRLRNLIKAGAVKVAALVNPMKAQGLTVALVGMSLQSTKMLDEKLEQISRLERVNWCAVVTGRYDIIVEITCTSDMGDLYDFLDKDLSQIGGVNSSESFVVMKSKRKWLYLPEAVTKEYEK
- the ald gene encoding alanine dehydrogenase; this translates as MIIGIPKEIKTLENRVSMTPGAVEALVRQGHSVLVETGAGAGSGLSDGEYTQAGAKIVPTAADAWGTEMVIKVKEPIASEYGFLRKDLTLFTYLHLAAEEKLTKAMLESGVTGIAYETVEDKVGSLPLLTPMSEVAGRMATQVGAHHLEKHQGGRGMLLGGVPGVPPAQVVVIGGGVVGTNAARIAMGMGARVMVIDLSHHRLQYLDDIFDGRLMTVSSTEPNIRAAVKQADLLIGAVLVPGAKAPKLVTRDMIGTMKEGSVIVDVAVDQGGCVETIKATTHDNPTYVVDNVVHYGVANMPGAVPRTSTFALVNQTLPYALRIAGRGLDALREDPGLALGLNTLGGTLTCPAVGEAFGIDAVTPAQALGI
- a CDS encoding efflux RND transporter periplasmic adaptor subunit, whose protein sequence is MKKNTQDSRVMREILKAPRSGWAKPWKLALVLGCLAVVLACVAAWGLWPEDEYSYVTVRPHHAPLVVTVRASGTLEPMNTVKVGAELSGTIRTVHKDFNDTVRKGEVLARFDVTELQAQSDRLEAQLAMAVANERSGTVQLTEDRREYARKKKLRSRGVVSQKDLDLALYALQRSEAACSSRKSEVQAARAELRELQHKLAKADIVSPVDGLVLERKVEAGQAVASGFQTPELFILVSDLSSMKLLLNIDEADTGPLRVGQAASFRVDAYPHALFPATLTKLRYAPERDGGVVVYKAEFAVDNASLRLRPGMTATADITVAEVERALVVPNATLRFRPPEVPSAPGQDRSKVDGKSLWVQNGESIAEVQVRTGKTDGRFTEILDGVGPESEVVVSARRVE
- a CDS encoding ABC transporter ATP-binding protein, encoding MMEPLISLKGVGRVYGAGENSVHALRDLDLDIAEGEFLAIMGTSGSGKSTTMNILGCLDSPTSGSYRFSGVEVTGLDRARKARLRQHWLGFVFQGFNLLGRTSAVENVELPLVYRRIGRRERRERAVEALRMVGLEGREAHTPAELSGGQMQRVAIARALVSEPLLLLADEPTGNLDSAMSKEIMQLLVRLNRERGITVVMVTHEPDMAEYASRTVTFCDGVLVSDSAQGGMS
- a CDS encoding efflux RND transporter permease subunit, with translation MNIGELSIRKKTITLVLTVLLVAGGIQAFFGLGRLEDPEFTIKDALVVTPYAGATPMEVTEEVTDPLETAIQSLPQLDEVKSLSRAGMSVITVTIKNNYDKSSLPQVWDELRRKVNDTKPALPDGCVPTVVDDFGDVYGILLSVTGDGYSYKDLEDFCDFMRKELLLVDNVAKVVVWGVQQQVVYVEISRAKMAQLGIGLDTIYAALRSQNMVVPAGSVKVGPEYVRIDPTGAYTSVDDIRALQIHDPVSGNLITLSDIAEVKRGYQTPPEKLMRHNGKTALGIGVSIVSGGNVVDLGRAVKSKLAELESRMPVGIEMEAVNFQSDDVSVAIDGFVISFIEAIAIVIVVLLIFMGMRSGLLIGAVLAITVLGTFLFMKMYAIDLQRISLGALIIALGMLVDNAIVVTEGMLVRINAGKDGVQSAREVVSQNMLPLLGATVIAVLAFAGIGLSDDATGEYCGSLFSVMLISLMLSWVIAITVTPLFCHMFFKPGEKNAGGEEERDPYRGTLFVAYRTFLKLCIDHRWATVAAMVGLLALSIYGFSLIKGSFFPDSTKPQFYIHYWLPEGADIRKTSEDIGVIEGHLLADERVDFVSTFIGEAAPRYMLTFAPDTSGSKAYGLLIVNMKDFKFIDPYIAEIQKYLTENFPDAEPKLKKLQIGPGSESAIEVRFLGPDPEILRDLALRARTIMENHPATVSARDNWRQRAKVIRPLLAHDRAMQAGVTRPVLNEALATNFTGVNVGLYREGDKMLPIISRMPEKDRMDVYSIRDVQVWSPTTRKVIPVSQVLAGFDTVWEDPVMRRQNRKLCITASCDPQFGTLASEVLADIMPAINAIELPSGYEMEWGGEYEESSDAQAGIRSSMMGTVVLMIVIVIMLFNNLRQPLIIWLTVPLAVIGVSCSLLLTGLPFGFMALLGFLSLTGMLIKNSIVLLDQINLDLEEGKEPMTAVLDASVSRMRPVCMAAITTVLGMIPLIPDVFFVGMAVTIMGGLSFATVLTLVVVPVLYTIFYKVK
- a CDS encoding TetR/AcrR family transcriptional regulator is translated as MGRKKLDQQRKAQILEAFGACVLKFGLDGSGISAVAREAGLSRTLVHHFVGTRDELVSLLAEHVLHRHRSEVDEFLTWARKGVPLVDLLAEDFDFPQQEGVSERALYAIMNTARSQYPDIDNAYRTILDDWAEAVGRVLFESGRGRDETECRSTAVVLLAILAGCDMIRALPDFELHKKALKNQLKHVVESVPER
- a CDS encoding ABC transporter permease is translated as MFTQAVLLALSEIRRNWLRSLLTVLGIVIGVASVVAMVTLGQGATKRITSEISELGGNMLFVYPEAESGGGFWSSSMGAPFKMRDVEAIFDEISGVRHVSPVSAFTDVAVNGNRSWSTEITGAANGYFFIRNFRLGDGRLFSATEERAGQPVVVIGDKVREKLFPDADPVGGSVRLGDFSYTVIGVLQAKGKDMLGQDQDNVMVMPMKALQRRVTGNRNVDFILVSMHNPEESSRVKDDITKLLRERRRIPGGKKNDFTVEDMEELIRTVGRTAAVLTAFLGAIAAVSLLVGGIGIMNIMLVSVTERTREIGIRMAVGAQERDILLQFLVEAATVSVFGGLIGILLGLGVPLALCPLLKVPFVFDWRAVVGSVLFSGFIGICFGFFPARRAAALDPIEALRHE